CCGATGGCATCGACTACGACATTCTGGGCGACGACATGCAGCTCGTGGAGGTCGAGCTCGACCCCCGAGAAGGCGTGCGTGCAGAGGCCGGCACCATGATCTACATGGACGACGGCGTCCGCATGCAGACCGACACCGGGGGCGGCCTCTTCAAAGGCTTCAAGCGGATGGTGTCCGGTGAGAGCTTCTTCATCACCACGTTCGTCCACGAGGGGCAGGGCAAGAGCCACGTGGCCTTTGCGGCCCCGTACCCCGGCAAGATTATCCCCGTCCAGCTCGACGACTTCGGGGGCGAGTTTTTGTGCCAGAAGGACGCGTTCCTCTGTGCCAACGCCAACGTCGAGATCGAGGTGGCCTTCACCAAGCGCTTGGGGGCAGGCCTCTTTGGGGGCGAGGGATTCATCCTGCAGCGCCTCACGGGGCAGGGCTGGACCTTCATCCACGCCGGCGGGACCGTCGTCGAGCGCACGCTCGAGGCCGGGGAGACGTTGCGGATCGATACCGGCTGTCTCGCGGCGTTTTCCAGCAGTGTCGACTACGACATCGAGTTCGTGGGCGGCTTCAAGAACGCACTCTTTGGCGGTGAAGGCCTCTTCCTGACCACGCTCACCGGGCCCGGCACCGTGTACCTGCAGAGCCTTCCGTTCTCCCGCCTCGCTGACCGCATTGTGGCCGGCGAGCTTGCGAACCGGGGAGAGAGTGAGGGGCCGGGTGGAACCGGCATCCTCGGCGACTTCATCTCCGGCGACTAACAGGAGCCGACAGAACGCCTGATTGTATCCCTCCGGACCGGAGCACCACCGCTGGTCTTTCGGGGGAGCTGCGTCAGTCCTGAAGCGCCGATTCCGGATTGTTAATGGCAAAACGTCCGTTTTTAGGGTGGAGCGGAGGCGGAATGAGACGGAAACGAGGGTGCATGTTTGAAATATGTGTGCTGGTTTGTATTGTGGGGGCGCACCGATCCAACACTCCGTCCAGCACGCCTCCACCGCGCCATGTCGCTTTCGTGCAGTGCCGATGACCCGGACCAGCGCTCCGTCCCCCCCGATGTCGTCGTGACGGCCATGCGCCCGGCCCACCCCACGCCGAGCCTGCGACAGCCCTTTTTTCTGACCCGGGTCGAGGCCGGCTTCCCGTCGCCCGCCTCCGACTACGTCGAAACCGAACTCGACCTGGCCGAGCACCTGATCGAGCACGAGGCGGCGACCTACTACCTCCGGGTGTCGGGGACGTCCATGACCGGGGCGGGCATCCACGACGGGGACATTCTGGTGGTCGACCGGGCCGTGGAGCCGGCGGACGGGGACGTCGTGGTGGCCGCGCTCGATTCCGAGCTGACCGTCAAGCGCCTTCGGGTGCGCAAGGAGCGGCTCTACCTCGTCCCCGAGAGCGGGCAGCACGATCCCATCCCGGTCCGGGACGGGCAGGAGCTGGTGGTGTGGGGCGTCGTGCAGCACGTGGTCCACGAGGTGTCGTGAGGGTTCTCTACGCCTTCGTGCACCGCCCCGTTTATGTTGCCCCTCGTGCCCGTGGATCCCGTCATTGCTCTCATCGACTGCCAGGCCTTCTACGTCAGTTGCGAGCGCGTCTTCGACCCCGCGCTCCGCGACCGCCCCACCGTCGTGCTGTCGAACAACGACGGCTGCATCATCGCCCGCTCCGCGGCGGTAAAGGCGGCGGGCGTGCCGATGGGCGCGCCGGTGTCCAAGTGGCGGGATGAGCTGGAGGCGATGGACGCGGCGGTCCTCTCGAGCAACTACGCGCTCTACGCCGACCTAAGCCGTCGCGTGACCGCGGTGCTCGAGACGATGTGCATCGACCTGGAGCGGTACTCCATCGACGAGTGCTTCGTGACGCTGCCCGCCCTCGACCGTGACGCCCTCCGGACGCTGGGCGAGCGCATCCGTCGTCGGGTACGGGACTGGGTGGGAATCCCGGTGCGCGTGGCGATCGGCCCCACCAAGTCGCTCGCCAAGATCGCGGACGAGAAGGCCAAGGCTGAAAAGCGGGCGGGCGACGGGACGGGGGTCTACGTGTGCCCGCCGGAGCCGGACCTCGACGTGCTGCTCTACCGCACCGACGTGGGGGACGTGTGGGGCATCGGGCCGAGCTACGAGGCGACGCTGCGCGAGCACGGGGTCGCTACGGCGGCGGAATTCCGGGCGCTGCCGGATCCGTGGATCCGGTCGAAGATGACAGTGGTGGGGCTGCGCCTCGCCCGCGAGCTGCGGGGGCACCAGTGTCTCGACCTGGACCTCGTAGGGCCCGACCGCCAGTCCCTCGTCCGGTCGCGCTCGTTCGGCTCGCCCGTGGAGGCGAAGGCGGAGCTTCGACAGGCCCTCGCTAAGCATGCGCAGCGGGCCGCGGAGAAGCTGCGGGAGGAAGACCTCGTGGCGCGGGGGATCGGCGCGTTTATCACCACCAAGACGCACGGGCCACCGCCCCACTACGCAAATGAAGCCCAGGCCACGCTCGACGAGCACACTGCGGCGGCTCCGCCCTTCGTCCGGTCCTCCCGCCGTCTTCTGGACGCCATCTACCAGGCGGGCCCGGCCTACCGGAAGGCCGGCGTGATGCTGTACGCGATCCGGCCCCGGCGCCCCCATCAGGGCAGCCTGTTCGGCCGTCCCGTTCAGGATGACGAGGCCCTCATGCAGGCCGTGGACCAGATCAACGGCACGATGGGGCGGGGCACCATCGGGGTCGCGGCGGCGGGGCTGCTGGGCGACCGCGACTGGACCATGACGCGCGACAACACCTCCCAGCACTACACGACCCGATGGGATGAACTGCCGGTGGCGAGGGCGTGAAGACACGGAGCTCCCGTGCCGTCCTCGGTGCCCCGCTCGTAGGGTGGAGGATGAATGGAAAACGGACCGGGCCGAGGAACGAGCGTACGGTGATGGTCCGTTGCCGCCCACCGATCATGCTGGACTGAACTTCCCGCCGAGCCGACAACACCCGTGGTCAACAACTACTACACCCTCCGCGCCCTCGTCCACGAATGGCACGCCGACCTGGAGGGCACGACGGTCCGGGACATCTACTCGCAGACGAAGAACGAGCTGACCGTCGCGCTGGCCATGGATGATCAGGACTGGATGGTGCGCGGCTCGGTGCAACGGCCGTTTCTGTACCTGTTTCGCCGTCCGGGCTACCACAAGGCGCGTCGCAACGTAGCCACCCTCTTTGAGGGCGCCATCGGACGGGCGGTGACAGGGGTGTCCATCGCCCATCGAGACCGGCTCGTGTCCATCGAGCTGGACGGCGGGGGGCGGATTCTGTGGCAGCTCTTTGGGGCGCGGGCCAATGCCTTTCACGTCGCGCCTGACGACACGATCGTCGCCGCCTTCCAGCGCCACGATGAGCTCGCCGGAACGAAGGCGCCCGAGCCGTACGCCGCCCCAATGCCGGATACGTTCGAGGCGTTCGAGGACCGATGGAAAAACAACCGCAACAAGACGCGCCAGGCGGTCCAGTCGGCCGTGTCGCTCTTCGGGGGCGACCTGGCACGGGAGACGCTGCACCGGGCGGGCGTTACGAGTGAGGCGCCCGCGGACTGCACGGCGGCGGAGCGGCGGGCCCTCTTCGACGCGTCGATGACCCTCCGCGACGCCCTGACCGACCCGACCCCCGTAATCTACGGCGCGGGACAGTTCCCGGACGCCTTCTCACTGGTGCCGCTCCGGCACCGCGAGGAGACGCCCGCCGAGCGGTTCGACACAGTGGATGCCGCGGTGGCCGACTTCGTGCGGCGCACACTGGCCGAGCAGCACTTCCACCGTCTCTACGACCCACTGGAGGAGGCCCTCGAGTCGGCGGCCGAGCACGAACGCCGCAGCGCCGAGCGTATGGTGGAGGAGCTTCAGAGCGAGAGCCGGGCCGGGCGCTACGAGCGGTGGGGCCACCTCCTCATGGCCCAGCAGGACCAGGTGCCCGACGGGGCGGAGGAGGTGGAGCTGCCCAACCTGTTCGAGGACGGGGCGCCCGTCACCATCCCGGTCGATCCGTCCAAGTCGCCCGTCGAGAACGCAGAGCACTATTACGACCGCGCCCGGAGCACGCGGCGGTCGCGGGAGGAGGCGGAGGTCCGACTGGATGACACGATCGAGCGGGCCGAACGGGCTGAGGCCCTCCTCCACGACCTCCGAGAGATTGACACGCTCGACGGCATCAAGGACTTTCGGGACGAGCGGGAGGACGAGCTGTTGCCGTTCGTGGAGCGGGACGACGCGGACGTGGACGACTTCCCGTTCCGCCGCTTCGACCTTGGGGAGGGCTTCGAGGTATGGGTCGGCAAAAACGCACGGCAGAACCACGACCTTACGTTCCACGCCAGCCAGCCCTACGACCTGTGGCTGCATGCGCGCGGCGTGCCGGGCGCCCACACCGTGCTCCACCGTCCGAACCGCGACGCCGAGCCCGGCAAGCGCCGCCGATACGTCGCCGCGGCCATCGCCGCCCACTACAGCAAGTCGAAAGGCAGCGACGTGGCCCCCGTCATGATCACCGAGCGCAAGTACGTCACCAGCCCGACCGGCGCGGATCCCGGCGTGGTGCGCGTCGACCGCGAGGACGTGCTCATGGTGGAGCCGGGACTGCCGGAATGACGCACGGAGCGCAACACGGGATTCTTGTCCTGGCCCCTCACGCGCCACGCCTCATGAATCAAAACCCCGGCGAGATGCGGAAGCCCAGCTCCCAGGTCGTGTCGCGGCGCTGGAAGGGACGCGCGTAGTAGGTCTCCAGCAGAAGGCTCCCCAGGATGTTGAAGCGGGCGGACACCCCCGCGCTCACCACCGGAATGGTCGTGTCGGCGCTGTCGGTGTCAAACGTGAAGAGGTCCGGCCCCTCGTCGTTCGTCCAGGTTACGCCGGCATCGACGAACGGCGCCAGTGTGGTGGGCAGGTACCGGAACGGGATGAGGCTAAGGCGCTCCGGGCCCAGAAGGGGAATGCGAATCTCGGCCCGTGTCGTGAGGGCCCGCGTGCCGAAGAGGCGGTCGATCTCGGCGCACTGCGACGTGGTTGGGGCGTCGCCGAGACGGGTGCAGCCGCCGTTCTCCCGAATGCCACTCGCGATGCTCTGCACGCTGTAGCCGCGCACGAAGCCTTGTCCGTAGGGGTAGCCGATGTACTCATTCCCGATGCCAAACTCGTCGCTGAACGAGGCGCCGTAGTTTCCGACGTGGAGCGCCTGGAAGGCGAACGTGAACGGCTCGGCGTAGAGATACCGGCGCACGTCGGCCCGGGCCGTGACGAAGTTCTGTGAGCCCACCGTCGGCGTAAGGCCAACCCGCCACCGTCCGCCCTGGAGGGGCCCCGTGAGGCCGTTCGTCGTGAAGTCGCGCACGTACGCCGCACTCGCCGTTGCTAGGTATTTCGGGGAGCGGCCCCCGAGTTGATCCTGCAACGTTTCCTCCGTGCCGTCGGGGGCAAGGCCCGCCGTGCGCACATTCGTTCCGAACCCGTAGCGCGTACCGCCGAGCGAAAACTCAAACCGTCGGGTGGGGCTCAGCGGGTAGGAGGCGTTGCCACTGACGGAGGTAATGTAGGCGCGCTGCACGACGCTTCCGAGGCCGACGAGGCGTCCGGCGTCGTCCCGAAAGGGAACCGTGTTCGCCGAGAAGATGAGGGGGGTGTGACTGAGGGACCCGCCCCAGTTGAGCTGGCCGCGCTGGTTCATGTACGACACCCCGCCGCCGAGGTCACGGAAGGTGCCCTGGGCCTGCACGGCCACCCCGAGGGTCCGGTGCCCCAGCATGTCCCCGAACCGGAGCCCGATGCCCCCGGCCAGGCCGCCCCCGAACGGGCCGCCGACGGAGACGCCAATGCCGCTGGCCCGGGAAATGGACTCCAGCGACAGCGTTGGGTCGTAGTCGTCGGTCGTGTAGTCGGTAGAGTCGGGTGGAAGGCCGGTGGTGGCGTCGCGGAGGTTGGCGGCGATCAGTCCCTCGTTTCGAGACGCGGGGGAGGGCAGGATGCCGGCGGCGCGCGACGTGTCGGCGGCGCTCGCCCCCGGCTCCTGTGCGGCCGTGTCGGTCTCCGTGGGGGGACGCGTACGGTCATCCGAGGAGGGGATCCCGGCCGTGGTTCCCCCGATCGGGATGCCCTGCGCCTCGCTGGCAGGGCGGCGGACCCCGGTGTAATTGCCGTCCGCGAAGACCGACAGCATCATGTCGCCGCTCTGGGGGGCGATGGACAGCGCCGGAGATAGCGCCGTGATGCCGCTCACGCCCGTCTTGAGCCGGGTCACGCGGAACCGATCGCCATTCGACAGGTCCACGCGGTACGCGTCCTTGAACCCGTCCTGGTCGCTGACAAAGTAGAGGCTCTGTCCGTCCGGCGAGAACTGCGGATTGTGGTGCAGGGCGTCCCCGAACGGCTCCCGGACCGTCACCTCCCCGCTCGACACGTCCACCAGCCCGAGGTCCATGTTCGACGACGGGCTCAGCGTCTCGAAGTCCGTCTCTGCCCGGTCGGTCGTGAAGGCGATCGTCTCCCCGTCGGGCGCCCACGTCGGCTGGAGGTCCGCGTAGCGATCGTTGGTGAGCTGCCGCACCGACTCCGTTCCGAGCTCCAGGACGTAGAGGTCGCTGATGCCCCCGTCGGTGCCCGCGAAGGCGAGCCTCGAGCCGTCCGGCGACCACGCCGGGTTCTTCATCGACGTGACGCCGTCCACCGAGAAGCTACGCTCGATCTCCTCCTCCACCACGTTCCAGATCGTAATCTGGTTGTCGCCGTCCTCGGAGCTGACGAAGGCGAGGCGCCGCCCATCGGGCGACCACGTGCCGGAGGAGCTGATGAAGCGCAGGGCGTTGAAGTGGCTGGTGGTGCCGGCCCGGTCCAGCTCCGCGATGACCTCTCCGGTCCGGGCGTCCGCCACGTACAGGTTGAAGGAAAACAGTTCCCGTTCCGAGATGAACGCGACGTAGCGCCCGTCCGGGCTCAGCGACGGGGCGATGTTAATGCGTCCGCCGTTTGTCTCCGGGGCGAGCACCGTTTGCCCGGCGGAGTCGGGTGGCGTGCGGCCTTCCATGCGCGGCCCGTACGTCTCGCGGGTGGTCTGGGCCCACTCGTTTGTGAGGGAGTCCGCCGACACGCCGAAGAGCTCCACGTAGGCCGAGTCGAGCCCCACCTGTCCGCCCCGCTTGAAGAGGTCCGTAACGGCCTGGTCGCCGTACTTGCCGCCAATGTAGGCGAGGTACGCCTGGCCGTAGCGGTAGGGAAAGTACTCCCGCGGGTTGGCGAGGCCCTCGAACGAGGGCATGTCGTCCCGGCGCACCGCGTCCCGCATCCACATGGCCGTGTGCGAGTCCTGCCGCCCGACCGACAGGTACTCCGCCATCCCTTCAATGAGCCAGGTCGGCAGGGCGCCGAGCTGAATGCCCACGCTGTCCGCGTTCAGGCCGAGGTCGAACTGAAAAGAATGCACCAGTTCGTGGCCCAGCACGTGGTCCGTCTCCCCGTACGACGACGCGAACGGCATGACCACGCGCTCCCGCAGCGGCTCGGTGAGGCCGCCGGTGCCCGGGCTAATTGGCCGCGGCGTCACGTTGGTCTGCCGGAAGTCCGCGTCGTTGGCGTAGAAGATGATCGGCTTCTTCTCGTCGAAGCGGTGCAGAAAGATCTCGGTGTGGCGGTCGTACCAACGCTCGGCCATCCGGGCGGCGTCGCGTACGGCTTGCTCCTCCTCCGGGTAGAAGTGGAAGACAAAGTGCTCCGTCTCCAGCGTCCGAAAGTCGAACTGGTCGTACTGCACTTTATTCTGCCCGAAGTACTGCGCCCGGGCGTCCGGACCGCCGAGGAGCGCGAGGCCTGCGAAAAGTAGCGCGAGAGTGGAGGCGAGCGGGGGGAGAGATCGCATGACGAACGAAGAGAATTCGGCGGAGCGGTCGTGAGGGGGGCTGGATCTCCAGGGGATGAACGTGCCCGACCGGTGTGGTATTATGAGGGCACGATACCGCCATTACGAAATCTTGGTATTGCGAGAATGCTCGGGGCGGCCCAGCATCACATGGAGGACGATCGACTGACTTGTGGCCTCGCAGCCGAGGGGCCTGAATGACGTGCGTGACGACGGAATACGCTGCTTCCTTCGGTGACCTGCCCTCGATGGGCCGGAGCGATAGAGCGGACTCCCTTTCCTCAAAGACGTACCGTTTTCGGCGCGAGGGGAGGGCACGGTGCGGGCCACGCACGCACACAGGGAAGTGGGGGAACGCCCCACCCGATCGTTCAAGATCGCAGGGTTGCGGGGGGAGTCTCTGAATTGTACCATAGTCGTGAGAATTGCGGCACGTGTGCCTGTTGAAGCCGCGTCGCCCGCTTCCGTTCGTCGCTCTCCCGAATTGTGTGTTTGCTCTTCATGCCGACCGACGAGCCCGACGCCCCGACCGAGGTTGCCGCAGCGGGGGACGACTCGGGCAAGGCCCGAGACATTTCCCTCGACGAGTTTCAGCCCTACGGGACCCTTGCGGTCACGGGGGCATACTTCGTCCTTTTGCTCGTGCTGTACGCGCTGCTGTACTTCGTCGAGTTCGCCACGCATGCCCCCCACATCATTGAGTAAGTCCTGATCGACCATGCACGTCCACCGTTTCGAGAAGCTCTGGATCGGGCTCTCTCTTTTCCTCATCGCCGCCTTCATCGGGATTGTGCTCTTCGGGTTCACGGTGATGAACCTGAAGGTGCCCGGCGTGGAAACCGGAGAAACCGTCGATCCGGCGACCGTCCTGTCGGAGGGGCCGTTTGCAAAGCCGGGGGTGCGGAAGATTAGTGACGACCACTACGAGGTGTACATGCTGGCCCAGCAGTTTATCTTTCGACCCGGGAGCACCCAGCCCCTGACCCTGCCGGCCAATACCAAGGTGACCTTTCACATGACGAGCCCGGACGTCATGCACGGGTTCGAAGTGCCAGGAAGCGGCCTGAACTCGACGGTCATTCCGGGGCAGGTCGCGACCTTCACGACCCGGTTTCCGGAAGCCAAAAGCTACGGCATCATCTGCCACCAGTATTGTGGCTCGGCCCACCACAACATGCAGGGCGAAATTAAGGTCGTCCCCCCATCCGAGTTTGACGAGAGCAACTTGATCGCACAATGACGTTTGTCGACCACTACCCGAAAGCGGCGCGCATCGTCAAGGCCAACTTGATCGTCGCGTTCGTGGCCCTCGGCATCGGGGGCTTCTTCGGCCTCATTCAGGCGCTACACCGCACGGACGTCTTTCGGGGGTTTGTCTCCTCGGTGCAGTACTACGACGTGCTCACCGGTCACGGCGTCCTGCTGGCCCTCGTGTTCACCACCTTCTTCATTACGGGCCTCTACCAGTGGGGGGTCACGCGCACCATGGAGCGGGAGCCGGAGAGCTCCACGTTCTCGTGGACGTGGTTCGTGATGATGGTGGTGGGAACGACCATGACGGCCACGGCCATCCTCGGCGGGCTTGTGCCGGGCAGTGGCCTGAGTGCGGCGGTCCTCTACACGTTCTACCCGCCGCTGCAGGCGCATCCGCTCTTCTACATCGGCGCGGCGCTCCTGGTGGTGGGCTCGTGGCTGGCCGGGGCGGACTGGTTCTGGACCTACTGGAAGTGGCGGGACGAGAACCCCGACGCCCGCATCCCGCTGCAGACCTACATGGTGATCTTCACGTGGCTCATGTGGTACCTCTGCTCGCTGGGGCTGGCGCTGGAGGTGGTCGTGCTCCTCATCCCGTGGTCGCTCGGAATCGTCGAGAAGATTGACCCGCTACTGCCCCGCACACTCTTCTGGTACTTCGGGCACGCGGTGGTGTACTTCTGGCTGCTGCCGGCCTACTTCGTGTGGTACTCCATTCTGCCGAAGCTCTCGGGGGGGCGCCTCTTCAGCGACCCACTCGCCCGAATCGTCTTCGTCTTCTTTCTGCTCTTGTCGACCCCCATCGGCTACCACCACCAGTACGCGGACCCGGGCATCACCCTGGTCTACAAGATGTGGGCCCTCATCATGACGCTCGTCATTCTGCTGCCGAGTCTCATGACGGCCTTTACGGTCATTTCGTCCATGGAGCACGGGGCGCGCCAGCGTGGCGGCAGCGGCTATTTTGCCTGGATGGCGGCGTTGCCCTGGGGCCAGCCCGCGTTTGTGGGCTGTGCGCTGGCCGGCATCATGTTCGCCGCGGGCGGGTTTAGCGGCATGGTCAACGCCTCGCTCAACATCGACATGCTGGTCCACAACACCGCATGGATTCCCGGCCACTTCCACCTCACGGTGGGGACGGCGGTGGCCCTCACCTTCATGGCAATCACCTACTGGCTGCTACCGCAGCTGACGGGGAAGCAGCTCAAGTTCAAAAACCTGGCCCTGGCCCAGCCCTACACGTGGTTCATCGGAATGACGCTGATGTCCAACGCGCTCCACCGGCAGGGCCTGGCGGGCGTGCCGCGCCGCGTGGCGGAGCCCCAGTACGCGGGCATCGACTACGAGGTGCCGTTCGGCACGATGGCGGAGATGGACTGGCAGGTGGCGATTGGGGGCACCATTCTCTTCGTCTCGATGGTGCTCTTCCTGGTGGTAATCGGGGGCACGTGGTGGAGCGGCGCCCCCGCCACCGACGTGGACGACGTGATTCCGCCCGCCCTCTCCGGGCCGGAGCACTCGCCGAAGATCCTGGACAACCTGAAGCTCTGGATGGGCGTGGCCGTGGCGCTGGTCCTCATCGCCTACACGCTGCCGCTGGCCGAGATGGTCATGGACGGCCTCTTCTCGCCGGGGGCGTTCCCGGCGCCGATGTAGGCGTGTGCGGGCGCCGGAGAGGCGCCCGGTGCTTCTGAGCTGGGAGCGAATGCGACCGTAAATGGGATCCGCCCAGTGGCTGCCTAGACGATTCCTGGACTTCTGCTCGATGAGTACCGATTCTCCCGAGACGGATAGTGCTTCGTCCCCGTCTGCTCCCGACGAGGTGAATCCCTGGGTGGTCCGCTTCTTTCTCATTCTGGCGTTCGGGCTGGCATTCGGGATTGAGGGAATGACCCTGGTCCGCAGCTACCTCCTGAGTGGGGAGGAGGAATCGGGACCGGTGGCCGAAGAACAGGGCCCCCCGGGGGACTCACTGGGGGGGCAATCGTCCGACGCCCCCCTCCGGATCGGCGACGACCTCCTGCCGGCCACCGACGTGACGGAGCGCGTGGTGGAGATGCAGGTTCGAGCCCAGTCGTCTGGGCCCTGGACCTTCCGGCTCGCCGTCGTGGTGGAAAACAACGCGGAGACGCCCTACCGCCTCACCCTTCGGGCCCTGGAGACGGACGACGGCGCGGTGCTCGACGAGGTGCAGACGGCAACCTGGCCCCCTGGCGACTCCACACGGTTCCGCGCCACCTGGCCGATGGGGGCCGACGCCCGCCCGCAGTCGCTGACCGCCGAGGCGGAGCTGCAACGCGCCGAGGATTCTACCCGCACCGTGCGCCGGCGCATTTCGTTCGGGCACGTGCCGGTACAGATGGAGCGCTAGTCGATGAGAGCCCCTTCAAGTTCCCAGCCGAGAGTCAGCCCGGCGCGCAGTTCCTGTCCCCGTTGCGAGTGTTGATGCTCCCCCGAGAACGCAGGCGCTCTGTCCCCAAAATTGGGCGGCGAGGGCGCTGTCGACGCGCATGCCGGGAGGCAGCGGCTCGGGCGCCCACCGGCCCCGGGATTGCCTCCGTCGGTCGGCGCGACCGGCCCCGGGTTGAGAAGCGCCGGATAGCCTCACGTCCCCTCAAGAGGGATCTTCCCCCTATCTTCTCCTGTTGTGACATGGCCTATATCTCGTCGCAAAGCGCTGTTGCCCCCACCACACAGGATTCTCTATGGAGCTTGAGTCGGGACGCCCGCGCCACGAACAAATCAGCGACTGGCTGCGCGATCAGATCGAGGAGGGCACGTACGAGGTCGACGAAAAACTCCCCTCCGAAAAGCAACTGGGAGACCGGTTTGACGTAAGCCGGGTGACGGTGCGGCGGGCCCTCCAGACGCTGGAGAGTGAGGACTACATCTATCGCCGACAGGGGCTCGGCTCGTTCGTCAAGGAGCGCCGGGCCGCGCAGGGCCTCGTGCGCCTTACTGACTTTGCGCAGGACATGGCACAGGCGGGCCTCGAGGCGTCCTCCCAGGTCGAACACCACGCGCCGGAGACGCCCCCGCCCGCAGTCGCCGTTCATCTGGACACCGGCGACCAGACGGTCATGCGACTCGACCGTCTTCGCCTCGGGGACGGGCGGCCCGTCGCGTTTGACCGGACCTGGCTCCCCATGTTCTACGCGCAGCTCTTGGAGGACCACGACCTGGAGGAGGAGACGATCTACCAGATTCTCGAAGCGGAGTACGACATCCCTGTCCTGCGCGGCCACTACCGCATCACGGCCGCCAACGCGGACGCCCCCATCACGGACCTGCTCGGCGTGGACGCCGGGGAGGCACTGCTCCTCATCGAACGCCTGTCGCTGACGGAGGGCGAGAAGCGCGTCTACTTCCAGCGGCGGTACTATCGTAGTGATCGGGTGGCGTACGAGCTGGAGCTGGCCCGCGACACCACCCGGCAGGGCGTGGCGGAGCACGGCATGCCGCTCCGCGAGTTTGAGCCGGTCTTTGGGGACGAAGCCGAAGAGCATGGCGAATAGCTGCGGTCTCATGGGATGGGGGAGCCCCACTCTGAGGCCGTAATGGAGGCCGTTCAGGAGCGATCCAAGGTCGCACCGGTGCTCATAGGCGGCGGGATTCAGTGGCGCGGCTGCGCTGTCCGAGGCGGACGTAGGCATCGCGCTGTCGTGAGGGCATCGGTGTCCATGGAGGCCGCAGACGCGCTCCTCTACGACCCCGACCCCGGGCTCGTCCCGTGGCTTCAGCATCTTAGCCGCCGCACCCACCAGGTGATTCAGTAGAATTTGTGGTGGACGTTCGGCTACAACGCCGTTGGCCTCGGCCTCCCTGTTTCGGGCCTGCTGCCTCCGATCAACGCCGTCGTCGTCATGACGCTGAGCAGCGTTCTCGTGATGGGCAATGCCGTTCGGCTTTGACGAACAGCGCCCCCGGAGACAATCTTGTAGAGGAGGGCCCTTGCTCCGCGAGCGAAACCATTTCCATGCTCTAGAAATAGAAGAGCCCGATCCCGTAGTTGTTAATACATATTACAACATAAGACGGGCCGGTCCACGGTCGAGCGACACGTGAGGCCTGCCCCCGACTGGGACTGGATGAGACGGGTGCCCTCACGCCTTGCGGGGGCTCAGGCGTCGCCCGCTGTCCGTTGCCTCATGTCCACCTCCACTTCCCTTTCGAACCGACCCAACCTCCCATGCTATTCCGACGGATCAGCGACGAGAAGCTTGCGCAGTACGCCTACCTGATCGGCTGTCAGGAGACCGGCGAGGCGCTTCTGGTCGACCCGGAGCGCGACATCGATCGCTACCTCAACATTGCCAAACGAGAGGGACTCGAAATCACCGCCGTCGCTGAAACTCACATCCACGCCGACTTCCTGTCCGGCGCCCGCGAACTGGCCGAGCGCACCGACGCAGCGCTCTACCTCTCAGACGAGGGTCCCGATGACTGGAAGTACGAGTGGGCCCAAGGGCCGACCCAAAGCGGTGGGGACTACGACGTGACGTGGCTCTACGACGGCGACACGTTCGCGATTGGCAACATCGAGATCACGGCCGTCCACACCCCGGGGCACACGCCGGAGCACCTTTCTTTCCTCGTGACCGACCGCGGCGGCGGGGCGACGGCGCCAATGGGCCTTCTAAGCGGAGACTTTCTGTTTGTCGGCGACCTCGGTCGG
This portion of the Salinibacter grassmerensis genome encodes:
- a CDS encoding cytochrome c oxidase subunit II, translating into MHVHRFEKLWIGLSLFLIAAFIGIVLFGFTVMNLKVPGVETGETVDPATVLSEGPFAKPGVRKISDDHYEVYMLAQQFIFRPGSTQPLTLPANTKVTFHMTSPDVMHGFEVPGSGLNSTVIPGQVATFTTRFPEAKSYGIICHQYCGSAHHNMQGEIKVVPPSEFDESNLIAQ
- a CDS encoding GntR family transcriptional regulator → MELESGRPRHEQISDWLRDQIEEGTYEVDEKLPSEKQLGDRFDVSRVTVRRALQTLESEDYIYRRQGLGSFVKERRAAQGLVRLTDFAQDMAQAGLEASSQVEHHAPETPPPAVAVHLDTGDQTVMRLDRLRLGDGRPVAFDRTWLPMFYAQLLEDHDLEEETIYQILEAEYDIPVLRGHYRITAANADAPITDLLGVDAGEALLLIERLSLTEGEKRVYFQRRYYRSDRVAYELELARDTTRQGVAEHGMPLREFEPVFGDEAEEHGE
- a CDS encoding basic secretory protein-like protein gives rise to the protein MRSLPPLASTLALLFAGLALLGGPDARAQYFGQNKVQYDQFDFRTLETEHFVFHFYPEEEQAVRDAARMAERWYDRHTEIFLHRFDEKKPIIFYANDADFRQTNVTPRPISPGTGGLTEPLRERVVMPFASSYGETDHVLGHELVHSFQFDLGLNADSVGIQLGALPTWLIEGMAEYLSVGRQDSHTAMWMRDAVRRDDMPSFEGLANPREYFPYRYGQAYLAYIGGKYGDQAVTDLFKRGGQVGLDSAYVELFGVSADSLTNEWAQTTRETYGPRMEGRTPPDSAGQTVLAPETNGGRINIAPSLSPDGRYVAFISERELFSFNLYVADARTGEVIAELDRAGTTSHFNALRFISSSGTWSPDGRRLAFVSSEDGDNQITIWNVVEEEIERSFSVDGVTSMKNPAWSPDGSRLAFAGTDGGISDLYVLELGTESVRQLTNDRYADLQPTWAPDGETIAFTTDRAETDFETLSPSSNMDLGLVDVSSGEVTVREPFGDALHHNPQFSPDGQSLYFVSDQDGFKDAYRVDLSNGDRFRVTRLKTGVSGITALSPALSIAPQSGDMMLSVFADGNYTGVRRPASEAQGIPIGGTTAGIPSSDDRTRPPTETDTAAQEPGASAADTSRAAGILPSPASRNEGLIAANLRDATTGLPPDSTDYTTDDYDPTLSLESISRASGIGVSVGGPFGGGLAGGIGLRFGDMLGHRTLGVAVQAQGTFRDLGGGVSYMNQRGQLNWGGSLSHTPLIFSANTVPFRDDAGRLVGLGSVVQRAYITSVSGNASYPLSPTRRFEFSLGGTRYGFGTNVRTAGLAPDGTEETLQDQLGGRSPKYLATASAAYVRDFTTNGLTGPLQGGRWRVGLTPTVGSQNFVTARADVRRYLYAEPFTFAFQALHVGNYGASFSDEFGIGNEYIGYPYGQGFVRGYSVQSIASGIRENGGCTRLGDAPTTSQCAEIDRLFGTRALTTRAEIRIPLLGPERLSLIPFRYLPTTLAPFVDAGVTWTNDEGPDLFTFDTDSADTTIPVVSAGVSARFNILGSLLLETYYARPFQRRDTTWELGFRISPGF
- a CDS encoding b(o/a)3-type cytochrome-c oxidase subunit 1; amino-acid sequence: MTFVDHYPKAARIVKANLIVAFVALGIGGFFGLIQALHRTDVFRGFVSSVQYYDVLTGHGVLLALVFTTFFITGLYQWGVTRTMEREPESSTFSWTWFVMMVVGTTMTATAILGGLVPGSGLSAAVLYTFYPPLQAHPLFYIGAALLVVGSWLAGADWFWTYWKWRDENPDARIPLQTYMVIFTWLMWYLCSLGLALEVVVLLIPWSLGIVEKIDPLLPRTLFWYFGHAVVYFWLLPAYFVWYSILPKLSGGRLFSDPLARIVFVFFLLLSTPIGYHHQYADPGITLVYKMWALIMTLVILLPSLMTAFTVISSMEHGARQRGGSGYFAWMAALPWGQPAFVGCALAGIMFAAGGFSGMVNASLNIDMLVHNTAWIPGHFHLTVGTAVALTFMAITYWLLPQLTGKQLKFKNLALAQPYTWFIGMTLMSNALHRQGLAGVPRRVAEPQYAGIDYEVPFGTMAEMDWQVAIGGTILFVSMVLFLVVIGGTWWSGAPATDVDDVIPPALSGPEHSPKILDNLKLWMGVAVALVLIAYTLPLAEMVMDGLFSPGAFPAPM